One uncultured Methanobrevibacter sp. DNA segment encodes these proteins:
- a CDS encoding CDP-2,3-bis-(O-geranylgeranyl)-sn-glycerol synthase codes for MDIQIFLLGCLTTLYFILPAYFSNGGALAFGGGTPVDFGKKDSKGVRWIGDGVTWRGLIAGTLIGMLTGAVQGLLAPSILSAIGPYIITPIITDVHSGIIIGFLLGFGALVGDALGSFLKRRLGIGRGKPAPFLDQLDFIIVALIFVSPVVKLDPLFILIAIVLTLIIHLVANGGAYLLGLKDVWY; via the coding sequence ATGGACATTCAAATATTTCTACTGGGTTGTCTTACAACATTATATTTTATCCTCCCTGCATATTTTTCAAATGGAGGAGCACTAGCGTTTGGTGGGGGAACACCAGTTGACTTTGGAAAAAAAGACAGTAAAGGCGTTCGCTGGATAGGTGATGGAGTAACTTGGAGAGGATTAATTGCAGGAACCTTAATCGGAATGCTAACTGGAGCAGTTCAAGGGTTATTGGCTCCAAGCATACTATCTGCAATAGGACCATACATCATAACTCCAATAATAACTGACGTCCACAGCGGAATAATAATAGGGTTTTTACTTGGTTTTGGTGCACTTGTCGGTGATGCATTAGGAAGCTTTTTAAAAAGAAGACTTGGAATTGGAAGAGGAAAGCCTGCACCATTTTTAGATCAATTAGATTTCATAATAGTTGCATTAATCTTTGTTTCACCAGTTGTTAAACTAGACCCATTATTTATATTAATTGCAATTGTCCTAACACTGATTATTCATTTAGTGGCAAATGGCGGTGCCTATTTGCTTGGCTTAAAAGATGTGTGGTATTAA
- a CDS encoding hydantoinase/oxoprolinase family protein, producing MKVAGFDIGGANTDLAVIDFDGDEIKNIEVDFAYLPMWSNNDDLSKVLVELIENICPVDEIDAVGISMTAELVDAYDTKKDGVLDVVAKCEQTFDCPIAYVGIDGMMSNEEIEKTPLKAAAANWIATAQIATLISDDCIFIDTGSTTTDIIPIKGGNECAIGKSDFDRSATGELVYTGTLRTNLASFLDKVELNGKEYRVASELFAQTADVYTVLDLIGEDDYICDTFDGESKSKLDCAKRIARVVCADLEMLSMDEIVEMCKFIHQKQVEQIADGLKQVHETQNLDLIVTTGLGKDILDKKAAELLGLEVKSMGDILTDDECTVAPAVGTVVMMNRYI from the coding sequence ATGAAAGTAGCTGGTTTTGACATTGGTGGAGCAAATACTGATTTGGCAGTGATTGACTTTGATGGTGATGAAATTAAAAACATCGAAGTTGATTTTGCATATCTTCCAATGTGGAGCAATAATGATGATTTATCAAAAGTTCTGGTTGAATTGATTGAAAATATCTGTCCTGTTGATGAAATCGATGCAGTTGGAATTTCAATGACTGCTGAGTTGGTTGACGCTTACGATACAAAAAAGGACGGTGTATTGGATGTTGTGGCGAAATGTGAGCAAACATTTGACTGTCCGATTGCATATGTGGGAATCGACGGAATGATGTCAAATGAAGAAATTGAAAAGACTCCATTGAAGGCGGCTGCTGCAAACTGGATTGCAACCGCTCAGATTGCCACTCTTATTTCTGATGACTGCATTTTCATTGACACTGGAAGCACTACAACAGATATTATTCCCATCAAGGGTGGAAATGAATGTGCAATTGGAAAATCTGATTTTGACAGGTCCGCTACCGGTGAGCTTGTCTACACAGGAACATTGAGAACCAACTTGGCCAGCTTTTTGGATAAGGTTGAATTGAATGGGAAAGAATATAGGGTAGCTTCCGAATTGTTTGCACAAACTGCCGATGTCTACACTGTTTTGGATTTAATTGGTGAAGATGATTACATTTGCGATACATTTGATGGCGAGTCCAAATCAAAACTTGACTGTGCAAAAAGAATCGCCAGGGTGGTCTGTGCAGATTTGGAAATGTTGTCTATGGATGAAATCGTTGAAATGTGTAAATTCATCCATCAAAAACAGGTTGAACAGATTGCTGATGGCTTAAAACAGGTTCATGAAACACAAAACCTTGATTTGATTGTCACCACAGGTTTGGGCAAGGATATCCTTGATAAAAAAGCAGCCGAATTATTGGGTCTTGAAGTCAAGTCAATGGGTGATATTTTAACTGATGATGAATGTACCGTTGCACCGGCTGTAGGCACAGTGGTAATGATGAATAGATATATCTAA
- a CDS encoding ATP-grasp domain-containing protein — MMQENDDSILAFEYFTASGKKDKCIISEAEALIFSLLDDLKDFNIDLVINESYAEIVKDYDNVNPILINGDVVDWLDDNAQNFTKAIFIAAENDNNLYKISRILEKNNVKLYNSSAEACRISSDKFETYEALSNIVPQPRTFRFKIDPKGYWKRAIENLHEKWQSEDPLTPLKLIIKPLMGVDCEDIVIIEKIEDLTLDLDKIFKPGSRVIVQEYVEGTDVSVSLLSDGKKAIPISLNEQYVELKDDKGMYFGGKLPFESKYKKEAFEIATKAVESIDGLKGFVGVDLLINADEKDIYSVYLLEINSRFTTPYVGLKEIANFNIGKTIIEFADGEIKIDDLDISLDGEVEFKKSGDNLEIRRI, encoded by the coding sequence ATGATGCAAGAGAATGATGATTCCATTTTGGCATTTGAATATTTCACTGCTTCAGGTAAAAAGGATAAATGCATTATCTCTGAAGCTGAAGCATTGATTTTTTCACTTTTAGATGATTTGAAGGATTTTAATATTGATTTAGTTATTAATGAATCATATGCAGAAATTGTAAAGGATTATGATAATGTCAATCCAATTTTAATAAATGGGGATGTTGTCGATTGGCTTGATGATAATGCTCAAAATTTCACAAAAGCCATTTTCATAGCTGCTGAAAACGACAATAACCTTTACAAAATTTCAAGAATTTTAGAGAAAAACAATGTTAAGCTGTATAATTCCTCAGCTGAAGCATGCCGCATATCTTCAGATAAATTTGAAACATATGAGGCACTTTCCAATATTGTTCCACAGCCAAGAACATTCAGGTTTAAAATAGACCCAAAGGGGTACTGGAAAAGAGCGATTGAAAATCTGCATGAGAAATGGCAATCCGAAGACCCGTTAACTCCATTAAAACTTATTATCAAGCCTTTGATGGGTGTTGATTGTGAAGATATTGTAATAATTGAAAAGATTGAGGATTTGACCTTGGATTTGGATAAGATATTCAAGCCGGGTTCCAGAGTCATAGTTCAGGAATATGTTGAAGGAACTGATGTAAGTGTCAGTTTATTGTCCGACGGCAAAAAGGCAATTCCAATAAGTCTGAATGAACAGTACGTTGAACTTAAGGATGATAAGGGAATGTACTTTGGTGGAAAATTGCCTTTCGAAAGCAAATATAAAAAGGAAGCATTTGAAATAGCTACAAAAGCAGTTGAATCCATTGATGGTTTAAAGGGTTTTGTAGGTGTTGACTTGTTGATAAATGCCGATGAAAAAGATATCTATTCTGTCTATCTTTTGGAAATAAACTCCAGATTTACAACACCTTATGTGGGATTGAAGGAAATCGCCAATTTCAACATCGGCAAAACAATTATCGAATTTGCAGATGGAGAAATAAAAATCGATGATTTGGATATTTCCCTTGATGGTGAAGTTGAATTTAAAAAATCCGGAGATAATCTGGAAATCAGGAGAATCTAA
- the wecB gene encoding non-hydrolyzing UDP-N-acetylglucosamine 2-epimerase, which produces MKIATILGTRPEIIKMAPIIDEISKRSIPQIVLHTGQHYDKEMSDNFFRDLEIPTPDYNINVGSGTHGKQTGLMMEGIEKVILQEKPDIVLVQGDTNAVLAGALVAAKLHIAVGHVEAGLRSFDLTMPEEINRRAADVCSQMYFIPTEESAINLLAEGYSRKNLIITGNTVVDACFRHLEIAKKKGFEEKALADLDIENMDNIITLTMHRAENVDDEKRVTSIVEALKELDDMNIIFPIHPRTKNTLKNFGLFDELNDLEHIHIIKPIGYLDFLQLTSLSSLILTDSGGLQEEAITLDVPALTLRYNTERPETVTAGGNILVGADKKAILENVDKILNDKEFCEKMKNAKNPYGDGDAAIKTVDAIEEYYNDGLLNITAPEDIMTSFSRKMTQNEEDITVSEFEKKENALIHMLFDGERMIFPKDDLNIKGMMINYDARE; this is translated from the coding sequence ATGAAGATAGCTACTATTTTAGGGACAAGACCTGAAATCATTAAGATGGCTCCTATAATTGATGAAATATCTAAAAGGAGCATTCCTCAGATTGTATTGCATACTGGCCAGCATTATGATAAAGAGATGTCTGACAATTTCTTCAGAGATTTGGAAATTCCTACTCCTGATTATAACATTAATGTTGGTTCTGGCACTCACGGTAAGCAAACCGGCTTGATGATGGAAGGCATCGAAAAGGTTATTCTACAGGAAAAACCGGATATTGTACTTGTGCAGGGGGATACCAATGCTGTTTTGGCGGGAGCCCTAGTTGCTGCAAAATTGCACATTGCAGTAGGTCATGTGGAAGCCGGACTCAGATCATTTGATTTGACAATGCCTGAAGAAATTAACCGCAGAGCTGCTGACGTTTGCTCACAGATGTATTTTATTCCAACAGAAGAATCTGCAATCAATCTTTTGGCGGAAGGTTATTCAAGAAAAAACCTTATAATTACAGGAAACACTGTTGTTGACGCTTGCTTTAGACATTTGGAAATTGCAAAGAAAAAGGGTTTTGAAGAAAAGGCACTGGCGGATTTGGATATTGAAAACATGGACAATATCATAACATTGACAATGCACAGGGCAGAAAACGTTGACGATGAAAAAAGGGTGACAAGCATTGTTGAGGCTTTAAAGGAACTGGATGATATGAATATCATATTTCCGATTCATCCAAGAACCAAAAACACCCTAAAGAATTTCGGCCTGTTTGATGAGCTGAATGACCTGGAGCATATCCATATCATAAAGCCTATAGGATATCTTGATTTCCTGCAGCTGACATCACTTTCATCTTTAATATTGACAGACTCAGGAGGCCTTCAGGAGGAAGCCATCACATTGGATGTTCCAGCATTGACATTGAGATATAATACTGAAAGACCGGAAACAGTAACTGCAGGAGGAAACATTCTTGTTGGGGCAGATAAAAAAGCCATCTTGGAAAATGTGGATAAAATCCTAAATGACAAGGAATTTTGCGAAAAAATGAAAAACGCTAAAAATCCATATGGTGATGGAGATGCCGCAATAAAAACTGTCGATGCAATAGAAGAATACTACAATGACGGTTTGCTGAATATCACTGCTCCGGAAGATATAATGACTTCTTTTTCAAGAAAAATGACTCAAAATGAAGAGGACATTACAGTCTCAGAATTTGAGAAAAAGGAAAATGCATTGATACATATGCTGTTTGACGGTGAAAGGATGATTTTCCCAAAAGATGATTTAAACATAAAAGGTATGATGATTAATTATGATGCAAGAGAATGA
- the truA gene encoding tRNA pseudouridine(38-40) synthase TruA produces the protein MKRTALKIGYIGTNFHGFQRQPDLRTVEEELIYHLRKLDYIDDLKKSRFRIAGRTDAGVHSLGNVISFQSEKDVRVNEINNSLPDDIQILASAPVRYAFKPRYAQMRQYRYMLFQDLDIDKLRECAEIFKGTHNFTNFTKRFQKTTTRTIDDIKVTKVDLEDYHKREFPNLHDTISPIFIDIYGESFLWNMVRKMMRVFVDVAIGKMTLDEVQDLLNPPQDAPRANIKVMEAEYLILMDIQYDGIKFRYDDYACERFKRDLVDSLSDLQKRYAIRESIVKSLKDVYI, from the coding sequence ATGAAGCGAACAGCATTAAAAATTGGATATATCGGAACTAATTTTCATGGTTTTCAAAGACAACCTGATTTAAGGACTGTCGAAGAGGAACTGATTTATCATCTGCGCAAACTGGACTATATTGATGATTTAAAAAAATCCAGATTCAGAATAGCTGGCAGAACCGATGCAGGCGTCCATAGTCTAGGCAATGTAATCAGTTTCCAATCAGAAAAGGACGTAAGGGTAAATGAAATTAATAATTCCCTGCCTGATGATATTCAAATTTTAGCTAGCGCTCCTGTCAGATACGCTTTTAAGCCAAGGTATGCTCAAATGAGGCAGTATAGGTATATGCTGTTTCAGGATTTGGATATTGACAAACTTAGGGAATGTGCTGAAATTTTTAAAGGAACCCATAATTTCACTAATTTCACCAAACGTTTTCAAAAGACAACCACAAGAACAATTGATGACATTAAGGTCACCAAAGTGGATTTGGAGGATTATCATAAAAGGGAATTCCCGAATCTGCATGATACCATATCTCCAATTTTTATTGATATCTATGGTGAATCATTTTTATGGAACATGGTAAGAAAGATGATGAGGGTTTTTGTGGATGTTGCAATCGGCAAGATGACATTGGATGAAGTTCAGGACTTGTTGAATCCTCCTCAAGATGCTCCGCGTGCCAACATTAAGGTCATGGAAGCGGAATATTTAATTCTAATGGACATTCAATATGATGGAATTAAGTTCAGGTATGATGATTATGCATGTGAGAGATTTAAACGGGATCTGGTTGATTCCTTAAGCGACCTTCAAAAACGATATGCTATTCGTGAGTCAATAGTAAAAAGTTTAAAGGATGTTTATATATAA